The following proteins are encoded in a genomic region of Glycine soja cultivar W05 chromosome 17, ASM419377v2, whole genome shotgun sequence:
- the LOC114393484 gene encoding uncharacterized protein LOC114393484 codes for MTLRSSIHHRSKADIAGFAHLTLEIVNANASITLEHIPKFHGQTEDPKLKMALKDCLVSYNTIVKVHLREALNAMDVGDYRAVQQKAYVTIIEAESCNTKFRNLATSPLRDTNRYVQNLCAIAISIAKKLVLPYQLPTSI; via the coding sequence ATGACTTTGCGATCATCAATTCATCATAGATCTAAAGCAGATATTGCGGGTTTTGCTCATTTAACCCTTGAGATTGTCAATGCTAATGCCTCTATAACATTGGAACATATACCCAAGTTTCATGGCCAAACAGAGGACCCTAAGCTAAAAATGGCCTTGAAAGATTGTCTTGTTTCATACAACACGATAGTCAAGGTACATTTGAGAGAGGCTCTAAATGCTATGGACGTAGGTGATTATAGGGCTGTACAACAAAAGGCTTATGTTACTATTATTGAAGCTGAGTCATGCAATACTAAATTTAGGAATCTGGCTACTTCACCTTTAAGGGATACCAACCGATATGTGCAAAATCTGTGTGCTATTGCCATTTCAATTGCTAAAAAATTGGTTCTGCCATACCAATTACCAACTTCGATTTAG
- the LOC114394278 gene encoding WRKY transcription factor 23-like isoform X1, which produces MEEKREKEKNSKSSSSTMANSVAFSDEIPNMSMSFPFSPAFSSSIFDMMPPPPPSSSHDPKAPNFANSFMDLLAVPADYYTPSLFDWSQNTAPTSAPPPSTTQINHPLPSPASSNVPDGSEVLNTPASPNSSSISSSSNEAAAATTANKTTGNDNEEEEDETAIDATAGREEEDHQDQDKTKKQLKPKKKNQKKQREPRFAFMTKSEVDHLDDGYRWRKYGQKAVKNSPHPRSYYRCTTATCGVKKRVERSSEDPTVVVTTYEGQHTHPCPATSRASFGFMHSEASGFGPTSGLGSAHFMLQQQQQFRDQAQAQAAMLYNSTSSSLSLPLNVVNSASCVNNSYANTSSLSGFLQGQENHQRGFVPSRVVAPHIFLRDNGLLQDIVPTQMGNEENEDRVYLWWQRLNVGKGKSRI; this is translated from the exons ATGgaggagaagagagagaaagagaaaaactcaAAGTCATCATCATCTACCATGGCAAATTCTGTGGCATTTTCCGACGAGATTCCTAACATGAGCATGAGCTTCCCTTTCTCCCCTGCTTTCTCTAGTAGCATCTTTGACATgatgccaccaccaccaccttccTCATCTCACGATCCTAAAGCTCCCAACTTTGCTAATAGCTTCATGGACTTGCTCGCTGTCCCTGCTGATTATTATACCCCTTCTTTATTCGACTGGTCCCAAAACACCGCCCCCACGTCAGCACCACCACCTTCCACCACCCAAATCAACCACCCTCTTCCGTCGCCAGCCAGCTCCAATGTCCCCGACGGCTCCGAGGTTCTCAACACTCCGGCGTCTCCCAATTCTTCGTCTATTTCATCATCGTCCAACGAAGCAGCAGCCGCCACCACCGCCAACAAAACAACGGGAAATGATAATGAAGAGGAGGAAGATGAAACAGCAATAGATGCAACAGCAggcagagaagaagaagatcatCAAGACCAAGACAAGACTAAGAAACA GCTCAAGCCAAAAAAGaagaaccaaaaaaagcaaagagaGCCGAGATTTGCGTTCATGACAAAGAGTGAAGTGGATCACCTCGACGATGGCTATAGATGGCGCAAGTACGGTCAAAAAGCCGTCAAAAACAGCCCTCATccaag GAGCTATTATCGTTGCACCACCGCGACATGCGGCGTGAAGAAGCGCGTGGAGCGTTCCTCGGAGGATCCTACGGTGGTGGTGACAACCTACGAGGGGCAACACACTCACCCGTGTCCTGCCACGTCACGGGCTAGCTTCGGGTTCATGCACTCCGAAGCAAGTGGGTTCGGACCCACCAGTGGACTAGGTTCGGCACACTTTATgctgcaacaacaacaacagtttCGGGACCAAGCACAAGCACAAGCAGCAATGTTGTATAACTCCACCTCATCGTCATTGTCATTGCCACTGAATGTTGTTAACTCAGCTTCTTGTGTTAATAATAGCTATGCCAATACGTCATCGTTGAGTGGCTTTCTTCAGGGCCAAGAGAATCATCAGCGAGGTTTTGTGCCGTCTAGGGTGGTGGCTCCTCATATTTTCTTGAGGGACAATGGGCTTCTTCAGGACATTGTTCCAACGCAGATGGGGAATGAGGAGAATGAAGATCGTGT ATACTTATGGTGGCAGAGACTTAATGTGGGAAAGGGAAAGTCAAGAATATAA
- the LOC114392763 gene encoding flowering time control protein FCA-like isoform X1, giving the protein MSYHNARQSPGGFRSGAAPHHRAFDSPPHRSPGRGGGFRPMGAEGPAEFGFNGHQAPPPLAGQKRGFPFSGRGGGSPDRLDGGSFAKLFVGSVPRTASEEDIRPLFEEHGNVIEVALIKDKKTGQHQGCCFIKYATSEEADQAIRALHNQHTLPGGVGPIQVRYADGERERLGAVEYKLFVGSLNKQATVKEVEEIFSKYGRVEDVYLMRDEKKQSRGCGFVKYSHRDMALAAINALNGIYTMRGCEQPLIVRFADPKRPRQGDSRGLAFGGPGFGPRFDAPGTRHPSNITDPIGDRMPPPNAWRPMHPPNVGPPSNAGLQGMGPPLISRSGDMALPTNAGGPMTSLGGPIDGRFQVQSMPMSQQNFNQPMPQIPPVNQQISPLQKPVQSSQELPHSHQLYPQAPVPYPQTSLRQHAQPQLPLPSQQVHGVSGQFPTSQPQTQQSALSAAIPQTNLETGMQSNAALTTPNQQQVPPSVQQQPLQQSPSPLAQMLSQQTQTLQASFHSSQQAFSQLQQQLQMMQPSSQALTFQQNAEATKKQSQWAGPGTAVAQAVASTRAAAPAADVPSSTPANSALPAINQNMALVKCNWTEHISPEGFKYYYNSVTGESRWEKPEELVLYEQKKQQQRPSVQQSQTQSQPSILPAQQVPQIQHVQPQSHLQGQVLHQQQIQHPSSLSSSFQAYGVTGPQNVQEVGYKQLQASVISAGDPGRYSQGIHSTQELMWKNKPAGV; this is encoded by the exons ATGAGCTACCACAACGCGCGCCAGAGCCCCGGGGGATTCCGCTCCGGCGCTGCTCCGCACCACCGCGCCTTCGATAGTCCCCCGCATCGCTCTCCCGGCAGGGGCGGAGGATTCCGGCCGATGGGCGCCGAGGGTCCCGCGGAATTCGGATTCAACGGCCACCAGGCGCCACCGCCGCTCGCTGGCCAGAAACGAGGGTTTCCTTTCTCCGGACGCGGTGGTGGTTCGCCCG ATCGTTTAGATGGTGGAAGTTTTGCCAAACTTTTTGTCGGATCTGTTCCCCGAACAGCCTCTGAAGAAGAT ATTCGCCCTTTGTTTGAGGAACATGGGAACGTGATTGAGGTTGCCCTCATCAAAGATAAAAAGACAGGACAGCATCAag GTTGTTGTTTCATAAAATATGCTACCTCAGAAGAAGCTGATCAGGCAATTAGAGCATTGCACAATCAGCATACTCTTCCTGGA GGTGTTGGTCCAATCCAAGTGCGATATGCTGATGGTGAACGGGAACGCCTCG gtGCTGTTGAGTACAAATTATTTGTGGGCTCTCTGAACAAACAGGCTACCGTAAAGGAAGTTGAGGAA ATTTTCTCAAAATATGGCCGGGTTGAAGATGTTTATCTTATGCGTGATGAGAAGAAACAAAGTCGTG GATGTGGTTTTGTTAAATACTCACACAGAGATATGGCTCTGGCAGCAATTAATGCGCTTAATGGAATCTACACAATGaga GGTTGTGAGCAGCCACTTATTGTCCGGTTTGCTGATCCTAAAAGGCCTCGCCAAGGAGATTCCAG GGGTCTTGCTTTTGGAGGCCCAGGATTTGGTCCTAGATTTGATGCACCAGGCACAAG ACATCCATCCAATATTACGGATCCTATTGGTGATCGTATGCCTCCCCCTAATGCTTGGCGTCCCATGCATCCGCCAAATGTGGGGCCACCTTCTAATGCTGGTCTTCAGGGCATGGGGCCACCGTTGATTTCAAGATCTGGTGACATGGCATTGCCTACAAATGCG GGCGGTCCTATGACTAGCTTGGGAGGCCCCATAGATGGTCGTTTTCAAGTTCAGTCTATGCCGATGTCACAACAG aATTTCAATCAGCCCATGCCACAAATTCCACCAGTCAATCAACAAATATCACCATTGCAGAAACCTGTTCAGTCATCCCAGGAACTGCCACATTCCCACCAGTTATACCCTCAAGCACCAGTTCCCTATCCACAAACATCTCTTAGGCAGCATGCCCAGCCACAACTTCCTCTTCCATCTCAGCAGGTACATGGAGTAAGTGGACAGTTTCCAACTTCTCAGCCCCAAACTCAACAGAGTGCTTTGTCTGCTGCAATTCCTCAGACCAATCTTGAAACCGGCATGCAATCTAATGCTGCACTAACTACTCCAAATCAACAGCAAGTTCCTCCCTCTGTGCAGCAGCAGCCACTTCAGCAATCCCCTTCTCCGTTAGCTCAGATGTTGTCACAACAAACACAGACTTTGCAAGCAAGCTTTCATTCATCTCAGCAGGCCTTCTCCCAgcttcaacaacaattacaaATGATGCAACCTTCTAGTCAAGCATTAACATTCCAGCAAAATGCAGAAGCTACCAAAAAGCag tCTCAATGGGCTGGGCCTGGGACTGCTGTAGCACAAGCAGTGGCCAGCACTCGTGCAGCTGCACCTGCTGCAGATGTGCCTTCATCCACACCTGCTAATTCTGCCTTACCAGCAATAAACCAGAACATGGCTCTTGTCAAATGTAATTGGACAGAACATATATCTCCTGAGGGCTTCAAGTACTACTATAATAGTGTCACTGGTGAAAGTCGG TGGGAGAAACCTGAGGAGTTGGTATTATATGAACAGAAAAAGCAACAGCAAAGGCCATCTGTTCAGCAGTCTCAAACTCAGTCACAACCTTCAATACTACCTGCCCAGCAAGTTCCCCAAATCCAACATGTTCAGCCCCAAAGTCATCTCCAAGGACAAGTTCTCCACCAGCAACAAATACAGCATCcttcttctttgtcttcttcG TTCCAGGCATATGGAGTTACGGGCCCTCAAAATGTTCAG GAAGTGGGATATAAACAGTTACAGGCATCGGTTATTTCTGCTGGTGATCCAGGACGCTACTCACAG GGTATTCATTCTACACAAGAATTGATGTGGAAAAATAAGCCTGCAG GAGTTTGA
- the LOC114394278 gene encoding WRKY transcription factor 23-like isoform X2, translated as MEEKREKEKNSKSSSSTMANSVAFSDEIPNMSMSFPFSPAFSSSIFDMMPPPPPSSSHDPKAPNFANSFMDLLAVPADYYTPSLFDWSQNTAPTSAPPPSTTQINHPLPSPASSNVPDGSEVLNTPASPNSSSISSSSNEAAAATTANKTTGNDNEEEEDETAIDATAGREEEDHQDQDKTKKQLKPKKKNQKKQREPRFAFMTKSEVDHLDDGYRWRKYGQKAVKNSPHPRSYYRCTTATCGVKKRVERSSEDPTVVVTTYEGQHTHPCPATSRASFGFMHSEASGFGPTSGLGSAHFMLQQQQQFRDQAQAQAAMLYNSTSSSLSLPLNVVNSASCVNNSYANTSSLSGFLQGQENHQRGFVPSRVVAPHIFLRDNGLLQDIVPTQMGNEENEDRV; from the exons ATGgaggagaagagagagaaagagaaaaactcaAAGTCATCATCATCTACCATGGCAAATTCTGTGGCATTTTCCGACGAGATTCCTAACATGAGCATGAGCTTCCCTTTCTCCCCTGCTTTCTCTAGTAGCATCTTTGACATgatgccaccaccaccaccttccTCATCTCACGATCCTAAAGCTCCCAACTTTGCTAATAGCTTCATGGACTTGCTCGCTGTCCCTGCTGATTATTATACCCCTTCTTTATTCGACTGGTCCCAAAACACCGCCCCCACGTCAGCACCACCACCTTCCACCACCCAAATCAACCACCCTCTTCCGTCGCCAGCCAGCTCCAATGTCCCCGACGGCTCCGAGGTTCTCAACACTCCGGCGTCTCCCAATTCTTCGTCTATTTCATCATCGTCCAACGAAGCAGCAGCCGCCACCACCGCCAACAAAACAACGGGAAATGATAATGAAGAGGAGGAAGATGAAACAGCAATAGATGCAACAGCAggcagagaagaagaagatcatCAAGACCAAGACAAGACTAAGAAACA GCTCAAGCCAAAAAAGaagaaccaaaaaaagcaaagagaGCCGAGATTTGCGTTCATGACAAAGAGTGAAGTGGATCACCTCGACGATGGCTATAGATGGCGCAAGTACGGTCAAAAAGCCGTCAAAAACAGCCCTCATccaag GAGCTATTATCGTTGCACCACCGCGACATGCGGCGTGAAGAAGCGCGTGGAGCGTTCCTCGGAGGATCCTACGGTGGTGGTGACAACCTACGAGGGGCAACACACTCACCCGTGTCCTGCCACGTCACGGGCTAGCTTCGGGTTCATGCACTCCGAAGCAAGTGGGTTCGGACCCACCAGTGGACTAGGTTCGGCACACTTTATgctgcaacaacaacaacagtttCGGGACCAAGCACAAGCACAAGCAGCAATGTTGTATAACTCCACCTCATCGTCATTGTCATTGCCACTGAATGTTGTTAACTCAGCTTCTTGTGTTAATAATAGCTATGCCAATACGTCATCGTTGAGTGGCTTTCTTCAGGGCCAAGAGAATCATCAGCGAGGTTTTGTGCCGTCTAGGGTGGTGGCTCCTCATATTTTCTTGAGGGACAATGGGCTTCTTCAGGACATTGTTCCAACGCAGATGGGGAATGAGGAGAATGAAGATCGTGTGTAG
- the LOC114392763 gene encoding flowering time control protein FCA-like isoform X2: MSYHNARQSPGGFRSGAAPHHRAFDSPPHRSPGRGGGFRPMGAEGPAEFGFNGHQAPPPLAGQKRGFPFSGRGGGSPDRLDGGSFAKLFVGSVPRTASEEDIRPLFEEHGNVIEVALIKDKKTGQHQGCCFIKYATSEEADQAIRALHNQHTLPGGVGPIQVRYADGERERLGAVEYKLFVGSLNKQATVKEVEEIFSKYGRVEDVYLMRDEKKQSRGCGFVKYSHRDMALAAINALNGIYTMRGCEQPLIVRFADPKRPRQGDSRGLAFGGPGFGPRFDAPGTRHPSNITDPIGDRMPPPNAWRPMHPPNVGPPSNAGLQGMGPPLISRSGDMALPTNAGGPMTSLGGPIDGRFQVQSMPMSQQKPVQSSQELPHSHQLYPQAPVPYPQTSLRQHAQPQLPLPSQQVHGVSGQFPTSQPQTQQSALSAAIPQTNLETGMQSNAALTTPNQQQVPPSVQQQPLQQSPSPLAQMLSQQTQTLQASFHSSQQAFSQLQQQLQMMQPSSQALTFQQNAEATKKQSQWAGPGTAVAQAVASTRAAAPAADVPSSTPANSALPAINQNMALVKCNWTEHISPEGFKYYYNSVTGESRWEKPEELVLYEQKKQQQRPSVQQSQTQSQPSILPAQQVPQIQHVQPQSHLQGQVLHQQQIQHPSSLSSSFQAYGVTGPQNVQEVGYKQLQASVISAGDPGRYSQGIHSTQELMWKNKPAGV, from the exons ATGAGCTACCACAACGCGCGCCAGAGCCCCGGGGGATTCCGCTCCGGCGCTGCTCCGCACCACCGCGCCTTCGATAGTCCCCCGCATCGCTCTCCCGGCAGGGGCGGAGGATTCCGGCCGATGGGCGCCGAGGGTCCCGCGGAATTCGGATTCAACGGCCACCAGGCGCCACCGCCGCTCGCTGGCCAGAAACGAGGGTTTCCTTTCTCCGGACGCGGTGGTGGTTCGCCCG ATCGTTTAGATGGTGGAAGTTTTGCCAAACTTTTTGTCGGATCTGTTCCCCGAACAGCCTCTGAAGAAGAT ATTCGCCCTTTGTTTGAGGAACATGGGAACGTGATTGAGGTTGCCCTCATCAAAGATAAAAAGACAGGACAGCATCAag GTTGTTGTTTCATAAAATATGCTACCTCAGAAGAAGCTGATCAGGCAATTAGAGCATTGCACAATCAGCATACTCTTCCTGGA GGTGTTGGTCCAATCCAAGTGCGATATGCTGATGGTGAACGGGAACGCCTCG gtGCTGTTGAGTACAAATTATTTGTGGGCTCTCTGAACAAACAGGCTACCGTAAAGGAAGTTGAGGAA ATTTTCTCAAAATATGGCCGGGTTGAAGATGTTTATCTTATGCGTGATGAGAAGAAACAAAGTCGTG GATGTGGTTTTGTTAAATACTCACACAGAGATATGGCTCTGGCAGCAATTAATGCGCTTAATGGAATCTACACAATGaga GGTTGTGAGCAGCCACTTATTGTCCGGTTTGCTGATCCTAAAAGGCCTCGCCAAGGAGATTCCAG GGGTCTTGCTTTTGGAGGCCCAGGATTTGGTCCTAGATTTGATGCACCAGGCACAAG ACATCCATCCAATATTACGGATCCTATTGGTGATCGTATGCCTCCCCCTAATGCTTGGCGTCCCATGCATCCGCCAAATGTGGGGCCACCTTCTAATGCTGGTCTTCAGGGCATGGGGCCACCGTTGATTTCAAGATCTGGTGACATGGCATTGCCTACAAATGCG GGCGGTCCTATGACTAGCTTGGGAGGCCCCATAGATGGTCGTTTTCAAGTTCAGTCTATGCCGATGTCACAACAG AAACCTGTTCAGTCATCCCAGGAACTGCCACATTCCCACCAGTTATACCCTCAAGCACCAGTTCCCTATCCACAAACATCTCTTAGGCAGCATGCCCAGCCACAACTTCCTCTTCCATCTCAGCAGGTACATGGAGTAAGTGGACAGTTTCCAACTTCTCAGCCCCAAACTCAACAGAGTGCTTTGTCTGCTGCAATTCCTCAGACCAATCTTGAAACCGGCATGCAATCTAATGCTGCACTAACTACTCCAAATCAACAGCAAGTTCCTCCCTCTGTGCAGCAGCAGCCACTTCAGCAATCCCCTTCTCCGTTAGCTCAGATGTTGTCACAACAAACACAGACTTTGCAAGCAAGCTTTCATTCATCTCAGCAGGCCTTCTCCCAgcttcaacaacaattacaaATGATGCAACCTTCTAGTCAAGCATTAACATTCCAGCAAAATGCAGAAGCTACCAAAAAGCag tCTCAATGGGCTGGGCCTGGGACTGCTGTAGCACAAGCAGTGGCCAGCACTCGTGCAGCTGCACCTGCTGCAGATGTGCCTTCATCCACACCTGCTAATTCTGCCTTACCAGCAATAAACCAGAACATGGCTCTTGTCAAATGTAATTGGACAGAACATATATCTCCTGAGGGCTTCAAGTACTACTATAATAGTGTCACTGGTGAAAGTCGG TGGGAGAAACCTGAGGAGTTGGTATTATATGAACAGAAAAAGCAACAGCAAAGGCCATCTGTTCAGCAGTCTCAAACTCAGTCACAACCTTCAATACTACCTGCCCAGCAAGTTCCCCAAATCCAACATGTTCAGCCCCAAAGTCATCTCCAAGGACAAGTTCTCCACCAGCAACAAATACAGCATCcttcttctttgtcttcttcG TTCCAGGCATATGGAGTTACGGGCCCTCAAAATGTTCAG GAAGTGGGATATAAACAGTTACAGGCATCGGTTATTTCTGCTGGTGATCCAGGACGCTACTCACAG GGTATTCATTCTACACAAGAATTGATGTGGAAAAATAAGCCTGCAG GAGTTTGA